One Devosia lacusdianchii genomic window carries:
- a CDS encoding sugar ABC transporter ATP-binding protein, whose product MSDYGVLDIRDISKNFGPVRALTDVSFSLAQGEVHALCGENGAGKSTLMNIIAGVLQPSSGSILLNGKPVTVASPAAAQKLGIGLVHQEIALCRDATVAENILMATTNARRAPLMNYRQLNARAQQVMNRLAPIPVTRRVAELSISNQQLVEIAKALTLDCRVLIFDEPTAALTESEAQALFGIIRELKARGISIIYISHRMAEIFSLCDRVTVLRDGRHVSTDRIADLTPDYVVRRMVGREITQMYPPKAQAIGEETLLAVDSLMSDDVGPVSLALKRGEILGIGGLIGSGRTELALALCGLTRKTGGSVRVTGQDVDIGSYADAVRQGLVYLSEDRKHSGVFLDLSIAQNISALDLGKLTRSGLIDRRAETSQAISLAARLGIKMGGIADDVASLSGGNQQKVAIAKQLSVQPKVIIMDEPTRGIDVGAKSEIHKLLRQLADAGTGIIVISSELPELIGIADRVLVMREGQVAGELTQTITEEAVIRLASGLREENHHVA is encoded by the coding sequence ATGAGTGACTACGGCGTCCTCGATATTCGCGACATCTCCAAGAATTTCGGCCCGGTCCGGGCACTGACCGATGTCTCCTTCTCGCTGGCGCAAGGCGAGGTTCATGCCCTCTGTGGCGAGAACGGGGCCGGCAAGTCGACGCTGATGAACATCATCGCGGGCGTGCTGCAGCCCAGCTCTGGCAGCATCCTGCTCAATGGCAAACCTGTCACGGTCGCCTCGCCGGCAGCGGCGCAGAAGCTAGGTATTGGCCTGGTGCATCAGGAAATCGCGCTGTGCCGCGATGCGACGGTGGCCGAGAACATCCTGATGGCGACGACCAATGCGCGCCGCGCTCCGCTGATGAACTATCGCCAACTCAATGCGCGCGCCCAGCAGGTGATGAACCGTCTGGCGCCCATTCCGGTCACGAGGCGGGTGGCGGAGCTCTCCATTTCCAACCAGCAACTGGTCGAGATCGCCAAGGCGCTGACGCTCGATTGCCGGGTGCTGATCTTCGACGAACCTACGGCGGCACTGACCGAAAGCGAAGCCCAGGCTCTGTTCGGCATTATCCGCGAGCTCAAGGCGCGCGGCATCTCGATCATCTATATTTCTCACCGTATGGCCGAGATTTTCTCGCTGTGCGACCGTGTCACTGTGTTGCGCGACGGGCGGCATGTTTCAACTGATCGCATCGCCGACCTGACACCCGATTACGTGGTTCGCCGCATGGTGGGGCGCGAAATCACCCAGATGTATCCGCCAAAGGCGCAGGCCATCGGCGAGGAGACCTTGCTGGCTGTCGACAGCCTTATGTCTGATGACGTCGGCCCGGTTTCGCTGGCGCTCAAGCGCGGGGAAATCCTAGGTATTGGCGGGCTCATCGGCTCGGGCCGCACGGAATTGGCCTTGGCGCTCTGCGGGCTAACGCGCAAGACCGGCGGGTCGGTGCGGGTTACCGGGCAGGATGTCGATATCGGCAGCTATGCCGACGCGGTACGGCAGGGGCTGGTCTATCTCTCCGAGGACCGTAAGCATTCCGGGGTCTTTCTCGATCTCTCGATTGCCCAGAACATTTCGGCGCTCGACCTCGGCAAGCTGACCCGAAGCGGCTTGATCGACCGGCGCGCCGAGACCTCGCAGGCGATTTCGTTGGCGGCGCGGCTTGGGATCAAGATGGGCGGCATTGCCGACGACGTGGCGTCCCTATCGGGCGGCAACCAGCAGAAGGTCGCGATCGCCAAGCAGCTTTCGGTGCAGCCCAAGGTCATCATCATGGATGAGCCGACGCGCGGCATCGACGTCGGCGCCAAGTCTGAAATCCACAAGCTGCTGCGCCAGCTCGCCGATGCCGGCACCGGCATCATCGTTATCTCGTCAGAGTTGCCTGAACTCATCGGCATCGCCGATCGGGTGCTTGTCATGCGCGAGGGCCAGGTGGCCGGTGAACTGACGCAGACCATTACGGAGGAAGCGGTGATCCGCCTCGCCTCCGGCCTCAGGGAGGAAAATCATCATGTCGCTTAG
- a CDS encoding substrate-binding domain-containing protein, which translates to MRKFLGMLAMTAVATSFGAGHVAAQTENPFKCEPGEKYVMNVMVSGVEYWFPVYEMFKQAGQQFGCETEYTGTTEYDVTKQIASFDQALAQNPAGILVHPMNSDPFVEPINRAVDQGVAVVTFAADSPNSKRTSFITSDNLAEGTYAADAVAEAMDGKGEYAVLENPGQDNHDKRVAAFIARMEAKWPEMKLVGRAASNQDPAKAYQAVLSLIQANPNLGAVFMPEANSAIGAAQASKENGGKVRVMLADVNENILDMIKAGDIFGSVNPNQGMQGYMGFMLLWMAAHPELIDPMNDYARSGDNAMAVPFVDNGFSIVTAENADDFYWDDYLKRRGTKGIEE; encoded by the coding sequence TTGCGCAAATTTTTGGGCATGCTCGCAATGACGGCCGTGGCTACGAGCTTCGGCGCCGGTCATGTCGCGGCACAGACGGAAAATCCGTTCAAGTGCGAACCAGGCGAGAAGTACGTGATGAACGTCATGGTCTCGGGCGTCGAATACTGGTTCCCGGTCTATGAAATGTTCAAGCAGGCCGGCCAGCAGTTCGGCTGCGAGACCGAATATACCGGCACGACCGAATATGACGTGACCAAGCAGATCGCCAGTTTCGATCAGGCGCTGGCGCAGAACCCAGCCGGCATTCTGGTGCATCCGATGAACTCGGACCCCTTCGTCGAGCCGATCAACCGCGCGGTCGATCAGGGCGTGGCCGTGGTGACCTTTGCGGCTGACTCGCCGAACTCCAAGCGCACCTCGTTCATCACTTCGGACAACCTGGCTGAAGGCACCTATGCTGCCGACGCCGTGGCCGAGGCCATGGATGGCAAGGGCGAATATGCCGTGCTGGAAAATCCGGGCCAGGACAATCACGATAAGCGCGTGGCGGCCTTCATCGCCCGCATGGAAGCCAAGTGGCCCGAGATGAAGCTGGTCGGTCGCGCTGCTTCCAACCAGGATCCGGCAAAGGCCTATCAGGCCGTGCTGAGCCTGATTCAGGCGAATCCGAACCTCGGCGCTGTGTTCATGCCTGAAGCCAACTCGGCCATCGGCGCGGCGCAGGCCAGCAAGGAAAATGGCGGCAAGGTCCGCGTCATGTTGGCCGACGTCAACGAGAACATTCTCGACATGATCAAGGCCGGCGACATCTTCGGCTCGGTCAATCCGAACCAGGGCATGCAGGGCTATATGGGCTTCATGCTGCTGTGGATGGCTGCCCACCCTGAGCTGATCGATCCGATGAACGACTATGCCCGCTCCGGCGACAATGCCATGGCCGTGCCCTTCGTCGACAATGGCTTCTCGATCGTCACCGCCGAAAACGCCGATGACTTCTATTGGGACGACTACCTCAAGCGTCGCGGCACCAAGGGCATCGAAGAATAA
- a CDS encoding HutD family protein, translating into MPVQILGPDDFRAMPWRNGRGTTIEMAHEDDAGGVMLWRISAADVVEAGQFSAFPGVDRVLTLIEGPGFDLDFSGHGRVRVEMLKPVVFSGDWTTQAEAVLGPSRDLNVMTARGRASAVVNIHRGAGAALQAADRSLFLCLDGQAVLTTGAEEYHLAPGQLARFAEVGDIAIREAGMLLQVDVRLLG; encoded by the coding sequence ATGCCGGTTCAGATTCTCGGTCCGGATGACTTTCGCGCCATGCCCTGGCGCAACGGCCGGGGCACGACCATCGAGATGGCGCACGAGGACGACGCGGGGGGCGTAATGCTCTGGCGTATTTCGGCGGCGGATGTCGTCGAGGCCGGACAATTCTCGGCGTTTCCCGGCGTGGACCGCGTTCTGACTCTGATCGAGGGACCCGGCTTTGATCTTGATTTTTCGGGGCATGGACGGGTCCGGGTGGAGATGCTCAAGCCGGTGGTGTTTTCCGGTGACTGGACTACGCAAGCGGAGGCCGTGCTTGGTCCGTCGCGGGATTTGAATGTGATGACCGCGCGTGGCAGGGCTTCGGCCGTGGTGAACATCCATCGGGGTGCGGGGGCGGCGCTGCAAGCGGCGGATCGGAGCCTTTTTCTCTGCCTTGATGGGCAGGCTGTGCTGACTACGGGGGCGGAGGAGTATCATCTGGCTCCGGGGCAGCTCGCGCGGTTTGCTGAAGTTGGCGATATTGCGATCAGGGAAGCGGGTATGCTGTTGCAGGTGGATGTGCGCTTGCTCGGCTAG
- the hutU gene encoding urocanate hydratase yields the protein MSNSRYRDIEIRAPRGAVLTAKSWLTEAPLRMLMNNLDPDVAENPKELVVYGGIGRAARDWDAYDRIVQTLRRLEGDETLLVQSGKPVGVFTTHADAPRVLIANSNLVPHWATWEHFNELDRQGLMMYGQMTAGSWIYIGSQGIVQGTYETFVEAGRKHYRGDLGGRWVLTAGLGGMGGAQPLAATMAGAACLAIECQQQSIDFRLRTRYVDMQARDLDEALSMVADATANRKAISIALLGNAAEILPELVRRGVRPDMVTDQTSAHDPLNGYLPVGWSWAEYRERAASDPAGTVLAAKRSMATHVEAMLAFHANGVPTFDYGNNIRQMAKEEGVANAFDFPGFVPAYIRPLFCRGIGPFRWAALSGNPDDIAKTDATVKELIPDDPHLHNWLDMARERIAFQGLPARICWVGLGDRHRLGLAFNEMVANGELEAPVVIGRDHLDSGSVTSPNRETEAMKDGSDAISDWSLLNALLNTASGATWVSLHHGGGVGMGFSQHAGMVICADGTPEAAKRIARVLWNDPATGVMRHADAGYETAQDWARQKGLDLPSLAR from the coding sequence CTGAGCAACAGCCGTTACCGGGACATCGAAATCCGTGCGCCGCGCGGCGCCGTGCTGACGGCCAAATCCTGGCTGACGGAGGCGCCGTTGCGCATGCTGATGAACAATCTCGACCCTGACGTTGCCGAGAACCCCAAGGAATTGGTGGTCTATGGCGGCATTGGTCGCGCCGCGCGCGATTGGGACGCCTATGACCGGATCGTCCAGACGCTGCGGCGGCTCGAAGGCGACGAGACGTTATTGGTGCAATCGGGGAAGCCCGTCGGCGTGTTCACGACCCATGCCGATGCCCCCCGCGTGCTGATCGCCAATTCCAATCTCGTGCCGCACTGGGCGACGTGGGAGCATTTCAACGAGCTCGATCGGCAGGGGCTGATGATGTACGGCCAGATGACGGCTGGCTCGTGGATCTATATCGGGTCGCAAGGCATCGTGCAGGGCACCTACGAGACCTTCGTCGAGGCCGGCCGCAAGCACTACCGCGGCGATCTCGGCGGCCGCTGGGTGCTGACGGCAGGTCTTGGCGGCATGGGCGGGGCCCAACCGTTGGCCGCGACCATGGCGGGCGCGGCGTGCCTGGCCATCGAGTGCCAGCAGCAATCGATCGATTTCCGCCTGCGCACCCGCTATGTGGACATGCAGGCTCGGGACCTCGACGAGGCGCTCAGCATGGTCGCCGACGCAACTGCCAACCGCAAGGCGATCTCGATCGCGCTGCTCGGCAATGCCGCAGAAATCCTGCCCGAATTGGTCCGTCGCGGCGTGCGACCAGACATGGTGACCGACCAGACCTCGGCGCACGATCCGCTCAACGGCTATCTTCCGGTTGGCTGGAGCTGGGCGGAGTACCGTGAGCGCGCCGCTAGCGATCCTGCGGGGACGGTGCTGGCCGCCAAGCGGTCGATGGCCACACATGTCGAGGCAATGCTTGCCTTTCATGCGAACGGCGTTCCAACCTTCGACTACGGCAACAATATCAGGCAGATGGCCAAGGAAGAGGGCGTCGCCAATGCGTTCGACTTTCCCGGCTTCGTGCCGGCCTACATTCGTCCGCTGTTCTGCCGCGGCATTGGCCCGTTCCGCTGGGCGGCGCTCTCCGGCAATCCGGACGATATCGCCAAGACCGATGCCACGGTCAAGGAACTGATCCCCGACGATCCGCACCTGCACAACTGGCTCGACATGGCGCGCGAGCGCATCGCCTTCCAAGGCCTGCCCGCGCGCATCTGCTGGGTCGGCCTCGGCGATCGCCACCGGCTGGGCCTCGCCTTCAACGAAATGGTCGCCAATGGCGAGTTGGAAGCCCCCGTCGTCATCGGCCGCGACCATCTCGATTCCGGCTCGGTCACCTCGCCCAACCGCGAGACCGAGGCGATGAAGGACGGCTCGGATGCTATCTCGGACTGGTCGCTGCTCAATGCTCTGCTCAATACGGCGAGCGGCGCGACCTGGGTGTCGCTGCACCATGGCGGTGGCGTGGGCATGGGCTTTTCCCAGCATGCAGGCATGGTGATCTGCGCCGATGGCACGCCCGAAGCGGCCAAGCGCATTGCCCGGGTGCTGTGGAACGACCCGGCCACTGGCGTGATGCGCCACGCCGATGCGGGCTATGAGACTGCCCAGGACTGGGCGCGCCAGAAGGGCCTCGACCTGCCATCGCTGGCACGCTGA
- the hutC gene encoding histidine utilization repressor, translating to MSKSAGDGVETALVGQGAFGAHALQGADAGPLYVAVKQLIHARIDSGAWPPNFRVPSENELVNELGVSRMTANRALRELANEGVIKRVQGVGSFVAERKGGTALFEVRNIAEEIRKRGHVHTAEIIRMQRDSAAPEISDALGIGIGDVVFHSIIVHQENGVPAQVEDRYVNPAVAPDYADQDFTQTTPYAYLTAVAPLSQAEHVVEAVLPQGWEAKLLAISPADPCLLIRRRTWSANRCVTAVRLLYPGARYRMEGFFNTQSRG from the coding sequence ATGAGCAAATCAGCCGGCGACGGGGTGGAAACGGCATTGGTGGGGCAGGGTGCCTTTGGCGCGCATGCACTTCAGGGCGCCGATGCCGGCCCGCTCTATGTCGCGGTCAAGCAGCTCATCCATGCGCGCATCGACAGTGGGGCCTGGCCGCCCAATTTCCGCGTGCCTTCGGAAAATGAGCTGGTGAACGAGTTGGGCGTGAGCCGCATGACTGCCAACCGGGCGCTGCGCGAGCTTGCCAATGAGGGTGTCATCAAGCGCGTCCAGGGCGTCGGCTCGTTCGTGGCCGAGCGCAAGGGGGGAACAGCGCTGTTCGAGGTTCGCAACATCGCCGAGGAAATCCGCAAGCGGGGGCATGTGCACACCGCCGAAATCATCCGCATGCAGCGGGATTCTGCGGCTCCGGAGATATCGGATGCCTTGGGGATCGGGATCGGCGACGTGGTTTTTCACTCGATCATCGTGCATCAGGAGAACGGCGTGCCGGCGCAGGTCGAGGATCGCTATGTCAATCCTGCCGTTGCCCCCGACTATGCCGATCAGGATTTCACCCAGACCACGCCCTACGCCTATCTGACCGCCGTCGCGCCGCTGTCGCAGGCCGAGCATGTGGTCGAGGCGGTGTTGCCGCAGGGGTGGGAGGCCAAGCTCCTGGCGATTTCACCGGCCGATCCGTGCCTGTTGATCCGGCGCCGAACATGGTCAGCCAATCGATGCGTCACGGCCGTGCGGCTGCTCTATCCCGGCGCGCGCTATCGTATGGAGGGATTTTTCAACACGCAGTCGCGGGGCTAG
- the hutF gene encoding formimidoylglutamate deiminase produces MAEHAAHRIFASQVLLGNGWATDVALSVGPNGTITEVESGASPRAGDTIAAGPVIPALSNLHSHAFQRAMAGLAEVSGRGEDSFWTWRDTMYRMVDRLSPDDVEVVATRLYVDMLKCGYGRVGEFHYLHHDRGGVAYADRAEMSGRIIAAATASGIGVTLLPVFYAHANFGGAAPNDGQSRFIHTVDDFLALMDTLRPRTAVVNATLGFAIHSLRAATPDEMHAILAAAPGEGPIHIHVAEQQGEVDAGLAWSGRRPLGWLLDEMPVDRNWCLIHATHADTNEVQRIAASGAVVGLCPTTEASLGDGIFPATAFRAHGGRFGIGSDSHVSVSSSEELRLLEYGQRLRDERRVRLVDGPGRSNGRDLFEVALAGGAQALGQPTAGLKVGAAADLVVLDGNDAFIAAADGDTVLDRWIFARGDHAVRDVMVAGAWQVQDRRHRLDETIDQAFAEVLKRLC; encoded by the coding sequence ATGGCCGAGCACGCAGCTCACCGCATCTTCGCTTCGCAGGTCCTGCTCGGCAACGGGTGGGCCACCGACGTGGCGCTGTCGGTTGGGCCGAACGGCACCATCACCGAAGTCGAGAGCGGCGCCTCGCCCCGCGCTGGCGATACCATCGCCGCCGGGCCGGTGATCCCCGCCCTGTCCAACCTCCATTCCCATGCCTTCCAGCGCGCCATGGCCGGACTTGCTGAGGTCTCAGGCCGCGGCGAAGATAGCTTCTGGACTTGGCGCGACACCATGTACCGCATGGTCGACAGGCTCTCGCCTGACGATGTCGAGGTGGTCGCCACCAGGCTCTATGTCGACATGCTCAAATGCGGCTATGGCCGCGTTGGGGAGTTTCACTATCTCCATCACGACCGCGGCGGCGTGGCCTATGCCGACCGCGCCGAAATGTCAGGCCGCATTATCGCCGCCGCGACGGCAAGCGGCATCGGCGTGACGCTACTGCCTGTCTTCTATGCCCACGCCAATTTCGGCGGCGCCGCCCCCAATGACGGCCAGAGCCGTTTTATCCACACCGTCGACGATTTCCTGGCGCTGATGGACACGCTGCGCCCCCGCACGGCGGTGGTCAACGCCACCCTCGGCTTCGCCATTCACTCGCTGCGCGCCGCGACACCTGACGAAATGCATGCAATCCTTGCGGCAGCGCCCGGCGAGGGCCCAATCCACATCCACGTCGCCGAGCAACAGGGCGAAGTCGATGCCGGCCTCGCCTGGTCGGGACGGCGGCCGCTGGGCTGGCTGCTCGACGAGATGCCGGTCGATCGCAACTGGTGCCTGATCCACGCCACCCATGCCGACACCAACGAAGTCCAGCGGATCGCCGCCAGCGGCGCCGTCGTTGGTCTCTGCCCGACGACCGAGGCCAGCCTCGGCGACGGCATTTTTCCCGCGACGGCGTTTCGCGCCCATGGTGGACGCTTCGGCATCGGCTCGGATAGCCACGTCTCGGTCAGCTCCAGCGAAGAGCTGCGCCTGCTAGAATACGGTCAGCGCCTGCGCGACGAGCGCCGGGTGCGCTTGGTCGACGGTCCCGGCCGCTCCAATGGCCGCGATCTGTTCGAGGTAGCCCTTGCGGGCGGCGCGCAGGCTCTGGGTCAGCCAACCGCTGGCCTCAAGGTTGGCGCCGCCGCAGACCTTGTCGTTCTCGACGGCAACGATGCCTTCATCGCCGCGGCAGATGGCGACACCGTTCTCGACCGCTGGATCTTTGCACGCGGCGACCACGCCGTGCGCGACGTGATGGTGGCCGGAGCCTGGCAGGTTCAGGACCGCCGGCACCGCCTCGACGAAACCATCGACCAGGCCTTTGCTGAGGTGCTCAAGCGCCTCTGCTGA
- a CDS encoding ABC transporter substrate-binding protein, translated as MRLLATSLALGTATFLLAAAPAQASYCSDGKTVMFAGIDWQSGDFITEVMKTIFAKGYDCQVDAIPGNSVTLEQATANNEVQIFAEEWLGRSDVWNEATAAGKVLAIGKTFEGAAEGWFVPAYVISGDAERGIAPMAPDLKSVDQLANPALVALFKDPEEPSKGRFLNCPSGWTCEGVSTAKLDAYDLTESYVNFRPGTGAALDAAISSAYLQGEPILFYYWSPTAAMGKFDLVQLEEPAYSDECWTQLTSADGTREQGCAFPSVDVSYGVNATFAAEAPELIDVLEKANFPLAEVNGSLAYMSDNEVDGEAAALEFLKTKQDIWGPWVSDEARAKIVAGL; from the coding sequence ATGAGACTGCTCGCTACCTCCCTCGCTCTGGGGACCGCCACGTTTCTATTGGCCGCGGCGCCGGCCCAGGCGTCCTATTGCAGCGACGGCAAGACCGTCATGTTCGCCGGCATCGATTGGCAGAGCGGCGACTTCATCACCGAGGTGATGAAGACTATTTTCGCCAAGGGCTATGACTGTCAGGTCGACGCCATCCCCGGCAATTCGGTGACGCTGGAACAGGCCACCGCCAATAACGAAGTCCAGATTTTCGCCGAAGAATGGCTGGGCCGCTCAGACGTCTGGAACGAAGCCACCGCCGCCGGCAAGGTGCTGGCCATCGGCAAAACCTTCGAAGGCGCCGCCGAGGGCTGGTTCGTCCCGGCTTACGTGATCTCAGGCGACGCCGAACGCGGCATAGCGCCGATGGCGCCCGACCTCAAGAGCGTTGACCAGCTCGCCAACCCCGCTCTCGTAGCCCTGTTCAAGGACCCCGAAGAGCCCAGCAAGGGCCGCTTCCTCAACTGCCCCTCGGGCTGGACCTGCGAAGGCGTCTCGACCGCCAAACTCGACGCCTACGACCTCACTGAGTCCTACGTGAACTTCCGCCCGGGCACCGGCGCCGCCCTCGATGCGGCGATCTCGTCGGCCTACCTCCAGGGCGAGCCGATCCTGTTTTATTATTGGTCCCCGACCGCGGCCATGGGCAAGTTCGATCTGGTACAGCTCGAAGAGCCAGCCTATTCGGATGAATGCTGGACCCAGCTGACCAGCGCCGATGGCACCCGCGAGCAGGGATGTGCGTTCCCCTCCGTCGATGTGTCCTACGGCGTCAATGCCACCTTCGCGGCCGAGGCGCCCGAGCTGATCGACGTGCTCGAAAAGGCCAACTTCCCACTTGCCGAAGTCAATGGGAGCCTCGCCTATATGAGCGACAACGAAGTGGATGGCGAAGCCGCCGCGCTCGAATTCCTCAAGACCAAGCAGGATATATGGGGCCCTTGGGTGAGCGACGAAGCCCGCGCCAAGATCGTCGCCGGTCTCTGA
- a CDS encoding ABC transporter permease yields the protein MFPETLQFSIRSQINDWVESLVVNYGAAFKAISNAILQVVLVVESVLRGLPWWAIIIIFMALAWASSRKIAFSIAVGVLMVAVGVLGLWDLTMQTLALMLVATLVSVIIGLPVGILCAKNRVARAITLPVLDVMQTMPSFVYLIPVLMLFGLGKVPAILATVVYAVPPLIRLTDLGIRQVDSEVVEAATAFGTAPARLLFGVELPLATPTIMAGLNQTVMMALSMVVVASMIGARGLGEQVLNGIQTLDVGRGLEAGIGIVILAIVIDRIMQGFGRSRLEEARNG from the coding sequence ATGTTTCCAGAAACTCTCCAGTTCTCCATCAGGTCGCAAATCAATGACTGGGTGGAAAGCCTCGTCGTCAATTACGGCGCGGCGTTCAAGGCCATCTCCAACGCCATCCTGCAGGTCGTGCTCGTTGTCGAAAGTGTCCTGCGCGGTCTGCCTTGGTGGGCCATCATCATCATCTTCATGGCGCTAGCCTGGGCCAGTTCCCGCAAGATCGCCTTCAGCATCGCGGTCGGCGTGCTGATGGTCGCGGTGGGCGTGCTCGGCCTTTGGGATCTGACCATGCAGACGCTGGCCCTGATGCTGGTGGCGACGCTGGTTTCGGTCATCATCGGACTGCCCGTCGGCATTCTCTGCGCCAAGAACCGCGTCGCCCGCGCCATCACCCTGCCGGTGCTCGACGTGATGCAGACCATGCCGAGCTTTGTCTATCTCATTCCCGTGCTGATGCTGTTTGGCCTGGGCAAGGTCCCGGCCATCCTCGCCACGGTCGTCTATGCCGTGCCGCCGCTGATCCGCCTCACCGATCTGGGCATCCGCCAGGTCGATTCCGAAGTCGTGGAGGCGGCCACGGCCTTCGGCACTGCCCCCGCTCGCCTGCTGTTCGGTGTGGAACTGCCGCTGGCCACGCCCACCATCATGGCCGGCCTAAACCAGACCGTGATGATGGCGCTTTCCATGGTCGTGGTCGCCTCGATGATCGGCGCGCGCGGTCTGGGCGAGCAGGTGCTAAACGGCATCCAGACGCTCGATGTCGGCCGTGGCCTTGAGGCCGGTATCGGCATCGTCATCCTGGCCATCGTCATCGACCGCATTATGCAGGGCTTCGGCCGCTCGCGCCTCGAGGAGGCCCGCAATGGCTGA
- a CDS encoding quaternary amine ABC transporter ATP-binding protein, producing MAEIEIRNVYKIFGQNNAAAIALAREGLDKTAILAKTGSNMGLADVSLTIASGRIFVIMGLSGSGKSTLVRHLNRLVEPSSGEILFDGQNILTLNKRDLRAFRTRRVSMVFQSFGLMPHYTVLQNAAYGLTVRGEPRSVARDTAMKWIETVGLKGYESKYPFELSGGMKQRVGLARALAADTDVILMDEAFSALDPLIRAEMQDQLLELQRSLAKTIVFITHDLDEALRIGSQIAILRDGKVVQVDTPDSILARPANDYVARFVQRHAHHALAHD from the coding sequence ATGGCTGAGATCGAAATCCGCAACGTCTACAAGATTTTCGGCCAGAACAACGCCGCCGCCATCGCGCTGGCCAGGGAGGGTCTCGACAAGACCGCCATTCTCGCCAAGACCGGCAGCAATATGGGCCTAGCCGATGTCAGCCTCACCATTGCTTCCGGCCGCATCTTCGTCATCATGGGTCTCTCCGGCTCCGGCAAATCGACCCTGGTACGCCATCTCAACCGGCTGGTCGAACCGTCCAGTGGGGAAATCCTCTTCGACGGCCAGAACATCCTGACGCTCAATAAGCGGGATCTGCGCGCCTTCCGCACCCGCCGCGTCTCCATGGTGTTCCAAAGCTTCGGGCTGATGCCGCATTACACGGTGCTGCAGAACGCCGCCTATGGGCTGACCGTGCGCGGCGAACCGCGCAGTGTCGCCCGCGACACCGCCATGAAATGGATCGAAACCGTCGGGCTCAAGGGCTACGAAAGCAAGTATCCCTTCGAACTCTCCGGCGGCATGAAGCAGCGCGTCGGCCTCGCCCGCGCACTGGCCGCCGATACCGACGTCATCCTGATGGACGAAGCTTTCAGCGCGCTCGACCCGCTGATCCGCGCCGAAATGCAGGACCAGCTGCTGGAGCTGCAGCGATCGCTGGCCAAGACTATCGTCTTCATCACGCACGATCTGGACGAAGCGCTGCGCATCGGTTCGCAGATCGCCATCCTGCGCGATGGTAAGGTGGTGCAGGTCGACACGCCCGACTCGATCCTCGCCAGGCCGGCCAACGACTACGTTGCCCGTTTCGTCCAGCGCCACGCCCACCACGCTCTCGCCCACGATTGA